One Formosa sp. Hel3_A1_48 genomic window, CTTTTTTCGCTTCAACCCTTGATAATACAAGGGCAATGCAACGTTTTCTAAAGCATTTTTATAATTTATTAGATTGAAGGATTGAAAGATAAATCCCAAGAATTTATTTCTATAAACAGCAGCTTTTTTTTCCGTTAAATTTTTAATAGGAACATCGTCCAAAATATAATCTCCCTCATCGGCTTCATCTAACATCCCAATGATGTTTAATAATGTTGACTTCCCTGAACCAGAAGAGCCCATGATAGCTACCATTTCTCCTTTGTCAACAAAAAGATCAATACCTTTTAAAACATGAAGACTAGAATCTCCAATAGGATATGATTTGTGAAGCTTTTGAATTTTTAACATGTGCTATTATTCATTTTTAATATTAATAAGACGAGTTCTGATATATTTTGTTACAATTAATACTGAAAAAATGCGCCATTGAACGATGGCGAACCCAATTTTTATTTATATTTATTTTGTCTTTATGTGCAAAGCCCCCGCAAATACAGACTTTAACAGAGTATCATTTATAAAACGCCTACTTATGACCTCAAAGCGATCAAAACAGTTCTTACTAAAAACCCTAGGCCAACGCATCAAAAATTTACGTAAAGAAAAAAACATGTCTCAGTACGTAGTGGCCAAAAAATGCAATATGGACTTTGGAAGTTATTCAAACATCGAAAATGGAAAAAGGAACGTAACAGTATTCACCTTACAAAGAATAATAAAAGTGCTTAAAGTGCCCTTTCGTGAACTCTTTAATTTTTAGAAGATTTTTTAACAAATCTGTATAAGATCAATGCCAATCCCCCAATAAGTACATAAGGGATTAGCATAAGGTATACAATGCCATCATTCACCCCTTTGGCGGTGGCTTGTCCTGCCTCACTCTCAAGGACAGCTCTACACATGGCACATTGTGCACTGGAATAAGCAGTAAAACCGACTGACAATATGATAACCCAAAACTTTTTCAAACTTAAATATAATATGGTGAGATCATTACATAAACAATCACGCCCGTAGTAGCGACATACAGCCATACAGGAAACGCATATTTTACAATCCTTTTATGGGCTTTAAAGTCTCCTAAATAGGCACGGACATAACTGTGTAAAACCAAAGGAATTACAATAATAGATAGAACAATGTGAGATATTAAAATAAAATAGTATAACGATTTTATCGACCCCTCACCCCCAAATGGTGTAGGGTCACTAGTCATGTGATAGGCAACATACATCAAAAGAAAAACCAATGAACAGGCTACTGCGGTCTTCATTAAGTTTTCGTGCAACGC contains:
- a CDS encoding ABC transporter ATP-binding protein; translation: MLKIQKLHKSYPIGDSSLHVLKGIDLFVDKGEMVAIMGSSGSGKSTLLNIIGMLDEADEGDYILDDVPIKNLTEKKAAVYRNKFLGFIFQSFNLINYKNALENVALPLYYQGLKRKKRQEKAKFHLQKVGLLDWATHLPSELSGGQKQRVAIARALASEPKLLLADEPTGALDTTTSYDIMAFLQQLNDEGKTILIVTHERDIAAMCKRIVRLKDGVITEDNLVKQVRATVDV
- a CDS encoding helix-turn-helix domain-containing protein, which translates into the protein MTSKRSKQFLLKTLGQRIKNLRKEKNMSQYVVAKKCNMDFGSYSNIENGKRNVTVFTLQRIIKVLKVPFRELFNF
- a CDS encoding DUF420 domain-containing protein, which codes for MNNSAKPIEKKFKLWINIVSVAIPVVVALLFRIRIPNVEALTFLPPIYASINGITAVLLLAALWAIKNKKVALHENLMKTAVACSLVFLLMYVAYHMTSDPTPFGGEGSIKSLYYFILISHIVLSIIVIPLVLHSYVRAYLGDFKAHKRIVKYAFPVWLYVATTGVIVYVMISPYYI